A stretch of Spirosoma agri DNA encodes these proteins:
- a CDS encoding Hsp70 family protein, with protein MNTISCGIDFGTSNTSVAIANDGAINLVPVENGHVTIPSAIFFRRVDNKAFYGRVAVNAFFERQDGRFMRSLKRVLGTSLMKQGTLVNGASMNFATIITSFLKEIKDKADSAAGQELEHVVMGRPVHFVDNDPAADARAQAELQVIAQRIGFKHIDFQFEPIAAAFAHEVRLSSEKLAIVADLGGGTSDFTVIKLSKQNIRKPDRSSDILANTGVRIGGNDFDKELSLAAIMPELGYRSRYGDKQLEVPLKPFHDLAEWSKVNFLYTPKVIQQIRQLLHQSHDKKRYRRLLQVLEDETGHTLLAAAEELKIALTSQVIYNATFDFIEPGFSIAIPRDRFDEAIQGEVE; from the coding sequence ATGAATACTATTTCTTGCGGAATTGATTTTGGAACATCAAATACAAGCGTAGCCATTGCCAATGATGGTGCGATTAACCTTGTTCCGGTCGAGAACGGGCATGTGACCATTCCCAGTGCTATCTTCTTCCGGCGAGTTGATAACAAAGCGTTCTACGGCCGGGTAGCCGTTAATGCCTTTTTCGAGCGGCAGGATGGTCGATTTATGCGGAGTCTGAAACGCGTACTGGGTACCTCGCTGATGAAGCAGGGGACACTGGTGAACGGCGCATCCATGAATTTTGCTACGATCATTACGTCTTTTTTGAAGGAGATCAAGGACAAAGCAGACTCGGCTGCCGGTCAGGAACTGGAACACGTAGTTATGGGTCGACCCGTCCACTTTGTCGATAACGACCCTGCCGCCGACGCCAGAGCCCAGGCCGAATTGCAGGTGATTGCGCAACGGATTGGGTTCAAACACATCGACTTTCAGTTTGAGCCCATCGCTGCCGCCTTTGCGCACGAAGTACGATTGAGCAGCGAGAAACTGGCGATCGTTGCCGATCTAGGCGGAGGTACGTCGGATTTTACGGTGATCAAACTTTCCAAGCAAAACATCCGGAAGCCTGATCGGTCATCGGACATATTGGCTAATACCGGTGTCCGGATTGGGGGTAATGATTTCGACAAAGAACTAAGTCTAGCCGCGATCATGCCGGAGCTGGGTTATCGGAGTCGTTACGGCGATAAACAGCTGGAAGTGCCTCTAAAACCATTTCATGATCTGGCCGAGTGGAGCAAAGTCAACTTTCTGTATACACCCAAAGTAATTCAGCAAATTCGGCAGTTGCTCCACCAGTCGCACGACAAAAAGCGATATCGGCGCTTGTTGCAGGTGCTGGAAGACGAAACCGGACATACGTTACTGGCCGCAGCCGAAGAGTTAAAAATTGCGCTTACGTCACAGGTTATCTATAACGCTACGTTTGACTTTATTGAACCCGGTTTTTCTATTGCTATCCCGCGCGATCGTTTTGACGAAGCCATCCAGGGCGAGGTCGAAAA
- a CDS encoding GH39 family glycosyl hydrolase — translation MNRLKRSSWLTRMTVGVFALSFLHSIHSLAQPSADKTTQIEVDLANEKGPLKPIWAWFGYDEPNYTYMKDGKKLLTEISKLSKVPVYVRVHSLLVTGDGEAALKWGSTNAYTEDANGKPVYNWTIVDKIFDTFIERGMKPIAQIGFMPQALSSKPEPYRHHWKPGDNYDDIYLGWAYPPKDYTKWSELVYQWVKHSVAKYGQKEVESWYWELWNEPNISYWKGTTEEYIKLYDYTADAVKRALPTAKMGGPEVTGPGSAGSQKFFKAFMDHVVNGKNYVTGKVGTPIDFITFHAKGAPKLVDGHVQMNMGTQLRDIDKGFDIVASYPSLKNLPIIIGESDPEGCAACSEDFSPQNAYRNGTMYSSYTAASFARKYDLAQSRGVNLAGAVTWAFEFEDQPWFRGFRDLATNGVDKPVLNVFRMFGMMPGTRVDVKSGLAYDYVRVRDESVRAEADINALASKDAKSAAVMVWNYHDDNVPAPNAPISVQVKGLPSKKITVHHYRVDKEFSNSYEVWKTMGSPKNPTPEQVAKLEKAGQLKEFSAPKPVTATGGETTLNFSLPRQGVSLLKFTWE, via the coding sequence ATGAATCGATTGAAACGTAGTTCCTGGTTAACACGTATGACGGTTGGCGTTTTTGCGCTTAGTTTCCTTCACAGCATCCATAGTCTGGCGCAGCCCAGTGCCGACAAAACCACACAGATTGAGGTTGATCTGGCGAACGAAAAGGGTCCGCTGAAACCAATCTGGGCGTGGTTTGGCTACGATGAGCCGAACTATACCTACATGAAAGACGGTAAGAAATTGCTGACGGAGATTTCCAAGTTAAGTAAAGTGCCGGTTTATGTTCGGGTTCATAGTTTACTGGTTACCGGCGATGGGGAAGCCGCCCTTAAATGGGGTTCTACCAATGCCTACACCGAAGACGCCAACGGCAAGCCGGTTTACAACTGGACCATTGTTGATAAGATTTTTGATACGTTCATCGAGCGGGGCATGAAACCCATCGCGCAGATTGGTTTCATGCCACAGGCACTCTCGTCCAAACCTGAACCGTACCGGCATCACTGGAAACCCGGTGATAATTACGACGATATTTACCTGGGCTGGGCCTATCCGCCAAAGGACTATACGAAGTGGAGCGAACTGGTCTACCAGTGGGTGAAGCATTCTGTTGCGAAATACGGTCAGAAAGAGGTGGAGAGTTGGTATTGGGAGCTCTGGAACGAACCGAACATCAGCTATTGGAAAGGCACGACGGAAGAATACATCAAACTGTATGATTACACGGCTGATGCGGTAAAACGGGCTTTGCCGACGGCTAAAATGGGCGGTCCCGAAGTAACAGGGCCGGGAAGTGCCGGGTCTCAGAAGTTCTTCAAAGCCTTCATGGACCACGTTGTCAACGGTAAGAACTACGTAACCGGAAAGGTTGGTACACCCATCGACTTCATTACGTTCCATGCCAAAGGCGCACCGAAGCTGGTCGATGGTCACGTGCAGATGAACATGGGTACGCAGCTACGCGATATTGACAAAGGGTTTGACATTGTCGCATCGTACCCAAGCCTGAAAAATTTACCAATCATCATCGGCGAGTCGGATCCGGAAGGGTGTGCGGCCTGCTCGGAAGATTTTAGTCCGCAGAACGCCTACCGGAATGGCACCATGTATTCGAGCTATACGGCAGCTTCGTTCGCCCGCAAATACGATCTGGCGCAATCGCGTGGTGTTAATCTTGCGGGTGCCGTTACGTGGGCCTTTGAATTCGAGGATCAGCCCTGGTTCCGGGGATTCCGCGATCTGGCTACCAACGGCGTCGACAAGCCGGTCCTGAACGTATTCCGTATGTTTGGTATGATGCCCGGAACGCGGGTCGACGTGAAAAGTGGTCTGGCATACGATTACGTCCGTGTTCGCGACGAGAGCGTACGCGCCGAAGCTGACATCAATGCCTTGGCCTCTAAAGACGCTAAATCAGCCGCCGTGATGGTCTGGAATTACCACGACGATAACGTACCTGCGCCCAATGCACCTATATCCGTGCAGGTGAAAGGACTGCCCAGCAAAAAAATTACGGTTCATCATTACCGCGTCGATAAGGAATTCAGCAATTCGTATGAAGTTTGGAAGACTATGGGGTCGCCCAAAAATCCGACGCCCGAGCAGGTGGCTAAACTGGAAAAAGCGGGTCAGTTGAAAGAGTTTTCTGCCCCTAAACCAGTGACCGCGACAGGTGGGGAAACTACCCTGAACTTTTCCTTACCCCGGCAAGGCGTATCGCTGCTCAAGTTTACCTGGGAGTAA
- the arr gene encoding NAD(+)--rifampin ADP-ribosyltransferase, whose translation MGTDVLDEGPFYHGTKADLQVGDLLTAGFESNYKPELIMNHIYFTALANGAGLAAALAKGDGCERVYIVEPMGCFENDPNVTDKKFPGNPTRSYRSREPLKIVGELTDWVRQTPEERQKWRERLAVIRADLNAEIIN comes from the coding sequence ATGGGGACAGACGTTCTAGACGAGGGACCGTTCTATCATGGAACGAAAGCGGATTTGCAGGTTGGCGATTTGCTGACAGCCGGGTTCGAGTCGAATTACAAACCTGAACTCATAATGAATCACATTTACTTTACTGCTTTAGCTAACGGGGCAGGGCTTGCTGCGGCCCTGGCCAAAGGTGACGGATGTGAACGTGTTTATATCGTCGAACCGATGGGATGCTTCGAAAATGATCCTAACGTCACGGACAAAAAGTTTCCGGGCAATCCGACACGCTCCTATCGCAGCCGGGAACCCTTGAAAATTGTTGGCGAATTAACCGATTGGGTAAGGCAAACGCCAGAAGAACGCCAAAAATGGCGCGAACGACTAGCGGTTATCCGAGCCGATTTGAACGCAGAGATTATCAATTAA
- a CDS encoding DUF4269 domain-containing protein, producing MNFDTIDYLSEGTPRQREAYRILTEHAILTKLESFTPLLVGTIPINIDIETSDLDIICRWVDRHTFITVVRDSFSGEDGFSIRESAESGKEVVVATFRIDGVEIELFGQNVPTHQQMGYRHMLIEHKLLTERGEPFRQEILALKRMGYKTEPAFGRALGLQGNPYIELLAYESDPSSPDRS from the coding sequence ATGAATTTTGATACGATTGACTACCTGAGCGAAGGCACCCCAAGACAACGGGAAGCCTACAGGATTCTGACGGAACACGCTATTCTGACCAAGCTGGAATCATTTACACCCCTGCTGGTGGGCACCATTCCGATCAACATTGACATCGAAACCAGCGACCTCGACATCATTTGCCGTTGGGTCGACAGACATACGTTCATAACCGTTGTCCGGGACAGTTTCAGTGGAGAAGATGGTTTTAGTATACGGGAATCGGCAGAATCAGGAAAGGAGGTCGTCGTCGCTACGTTCCGGATCGATGGCGTTGAGATCGAATTGTTCGGCCAGAACGTTCCTACTCATCAACAAATGGGGTACCGACACATGCTGATCGAACATAAACTGCTGACAGAACGGGGTGAACCATTTCGGCAGGAGATTCTTGCCCTCAAACGAATGGGTTACAAGACTGAACCAGCGTTCGGCAGGGCGCTCGGACTTCAAGGAAACCCTTACATTGAACTACTCGCTTACGAATCTGACCCTTCGTCTCCTGACCGTTCGTAA
- a CDS encoding LLM class flavin-dependent oxidoreductase gives MELGISSFGDVTPDGLIGKASNGYQRMQQLLEEIKLADQTGLDVFALGEHHRPDFVVSSPEVILAAAASVTKTIRLSSSVTVLSSADPVRTFQNFASLDLISAGRAEIMAGRGSFIESFPLFGYELNDYDELFTEKLDLLVKINQQERVSWQGHHRAGIDNLGIYPRPYQPSIPIWLAVGGTPASAVRAGQMNLPMTVAMLGGTPDRFVPLVDLFRQSAAKAGHDVSQLPLAMNSHFYVADDSQQASDEFFPTYQTMMNRIGRERGWPPLNREQFEYMRQYGPLLVGSPQEIIGKIVHFHDLFQNTRYLAQLISGPQLPHANVLRAIELFGTKIAPAVREQVANKQEVSTSK, from the coding sequence ATGGAATTAGGAATAAGTAGTTTTGGCGACGTTACCCCCGATGGCCTGATCGGTAAAGCATCCAATGGATACCAACGGATGCAGCAGCTGCTGGAAGAAATTAAACTGGCCGACCAGACAGGACTAGACGTATTTGCGCTGGGTGAACACCACCGGCCCGATTTTGTGGTATCGTCTCCCGAAGTGATTCTAGCGGCTGCGGCAAGTGTCACCAAGACCATCCGTTTATCGAGTTCGGTCACTGTGCTTAGTTCGGCTGATCCCGTGCGGACATTTCAAAATTTCGCGTCACTGGATTTAATCTCGGCGGGCCGAGCCGAGATCATGGCGGGTCGTGGGTCGTTCATCGAATCGTTCCCATTGTTTGGCTATGAGTTGAACGACTACGATGAGCTATTTACCGAGAAGCTCGACTTACTGGTAAAAATCAATCAGCAGGAGCGCGTAAGCTGGCAGGGCCACCATCGGGCTGGCATCGACAATCTGGGCATTTATCCCCGACCTTATCAACCATCAATTCCAATCTGGCTGGCCGTGGGCGGAACACCCGCTTCGGCCGTGCGGGCCGGTCAAATGAACCTCCCGATGACGGTGGCCATGCTGGGTGGTACGCCCGACCGGTTCGTACCGCTGGTAGATTTGTTTCGCCAGTCCGCAGCTAAGGCGGGGCACGATGTCAGTCAGTTACCGTTGGCGATGAATTCCCATTTTTACGTGGCCGATGATTCACAGCAGGCTTCGGATGAGTTTTTCCCGACGTACCAGACGATGATGAACCGAATTGGTCGTGAGCGCGGCTGGCCACCACTCAACCGTGAACAGTTCGAGTACATGCGCCAATACGGCCCGCTTTTGGTGGGGAGTCCTCAGGAAATTATCGGTAAGATAGTACACTTCCACGATCTGTTTCAGAACACCCGCTATCTGGCTCAACTGATCAGTGGCCCACAATTGCCCCATGCAAACGTGTTGCGTGCTATCGAATTGTTCGGCACGAAAATAGCACCGGCGGTCCGCGAACAGGTTGCTAACAAGCAGGAAGTCTCAACCTCAAAATAG
- a CDS encoding sensor histidine kinase, which translates to MSEHVDADTALEIERLQLALQAAHVGTWDYNLVTNYALWSPICKQLFGLSPTSTVSAAVLLDQVHPDDKERVAQANARILSPQSDGNHNVIFRTINGPDTYRWVQAKGRTIINQQGRIVRFSGIVIDITELKQAQETIRQSADVLEQRVLERTKALNEANQQLKKSNENLEEFAYIASHDLQEPLRKIQTFGDLLNEKYAPHLGEGVAYLERMQTAARRMSNLIKDLLMFSRISSRQRATMSVGLTELVQFVLQDLEMTIEDTKATIHVDPLPTVQGDQSQLAQLFLNLLSNAIKFHRAGVTPLITVKATVVNATELPVSVWPARVVDSYNCIEVSDNGIGFDEKYLDRIFQVFQRLHGKSEYAGTGIGLAICEKVTATHGGAITAKSQLGQGTTFCIYLPV; encoded by the coding sequence ATGAGTGAGCACGTCGATGCCGATACAGCCCTGGAAATAGAACGGCTACAGCTTGCGTTGCAAGCGGCTCATGTAGGTACCTGGGATTATAACCTGGTAACAAACTACGCACTATGGTCACCAATATGTAAACAACTATTTGGCCTGTCTCCTACTTCCACTGTGTCGGCAGCTGTTCTTCTGGACCAGGTCCACCCTGATGATAAAGAACGGGTCGCTCAGGCAAATGCGCGCATCCTTAGCCCGCAAAGCGATGGCAACCACAATGTCATTTTCCGAACGATAAACGGGCCTGATACTTATCGCTGGGTACAGGCGAAGGGCCGTACGATTATCAACCAGCAAGGTCGCATCGTTCGCTTCAGTGGTATCGTTATTGACATCACGGAGTTGAAACAAGCCCAGGAAACGATCAGGCAAAGTGCCGATGTACTGGAACAACGGGTTCTGGAGCGTACCAAAGCACTGAACGAAGCTAATCAGCAACTAAAGAAATCGAACGAGAACCTTGAAGAGTTTGCCTACATCGCATCGCATGATTTGCAGGAGCCGCTGCGCAAAATTCAGACTTTCGGCGATCTGCTGAACGAGAAATACGCACCACATCTGGGTGAGGGAGTCGCCTACCTGGAACGCATGCAAACCGCTGCCCGCCGAATGTCGAATCTGATCAAAGATCTGCTGATGTTCTCGCGCATCTCGAGTCGGCAAAGAGCCACGATGTCCGTAGGCTTGACCGAACTTGTTCAGTTCGTTCTTCAGGATTTAGAAATGACCATTGAAGACACGAAAGCGACCATACATGTTGACCCACTACCAACGGTGCAAGGTGATCAGTCGCAATTGGCACAACTCTTTTTAAACTTATTGAGTAACGCCATCAAGTTTCATCGGGCAGGCGTTACGCCGTTGATTACGGTAAAAGCGACGGTCGTAAACGCAACGGAATTGCCGGTCTCCGTTTGGCCTGCCCGGGTCGTTGATAGCTATAATTGTATCGAGGTGTCCGATAACGGTATCGGGTTTGACGAGAAATACCTGGATCGAATTTTTCAGGTATTTCAGCGGTTGCACGGCAAAAGTGAGTACGCCGGTACGGGCATCGGATTAGCCATCTGCGAGAAGGTAACGGCTACGCACGGGGGTGCTATTACGGCTAAAAGTCAACTAGGTCAGGGAACTACGTTCTGCATTTACCTTCCGGTTTAG
- a CDS encoding PDDEXK nuclease domain-containing protein has translation MNAPTANHIELFRYLRTLIDTTENDRSAYPQFALVEAYWHIGRIVVETEQDGAERADYGIHLIEQLSQHLSAAFGKGYSLPNMWRFKQFYLAFPMPAAHGNASVDLRQYLRTELTWSHYRLLMTIKNRQERAFYIQQAADDRWTVRFLQKLVRSRYYYQAALGEESLLSSPKKIVQYAPIPMADQQPTNYRTRLAGIRKLMLERYVGYAFVAQRQFVSVQGTEQWVELVFFHIVLQRYVLIQLGEHTPSSSASFAQLVDAYITKQPPTLTKSPIGLLIDQQGAVNVISASFEMGLPADERALLPQTLRE, from the coding sequence ATGAACGCACCGACTGCCAATCACATTGAGTTGTTTCGTTACTTAAGAACACTCATCGATACTACCGAAAACGATCGCAGTGCTTACCCTCAGTTTGCCCTGGTCGAAGCCTACTGGCACATTGGTCGCATCGTGGTTGAAACGGAACAGGATGGGGCAGAACGGGCCGATTATGGCATCCATTTGATCGAGCAGTTGTCACAGCACCTGTCGGCAGCATTCGGAAAAGGCTATAGCTTACCAAACATGTGGCGCTTCAAACAATTTTATTTAGCCTTTCCAATGCCGGCTGCCCATGGAAACGCGTCAGTAGATTTGAGACAGTATCTGCGCACCGAACTGACCTGGTCGCACTATCGCCTGTTGATGACCATCAAAAACAGGCAGGAACGGGCTTTCTATATCCAACAGGCCGCCGATGATCGGTGGACGGTTCGGTTCCTGCAAAAATTAGTTCGATCCCGGTATTATTACCAGGCGGCACTCGGTGAAGAGAGCCTGTTGTCTAGCCCTAAAAAAATCGTACAGTATGCCCCTATTCCGATGGCTGACCAACAACCAACAAATTACCGAACACGGTTGGCCGGCATCCGGAAACTTATGCTGGAACGGTACGTCGGTTATGCCTTTGTTGCGCAACGCCAGTTTGTTAGTGTGCAGGGAACGGAACAGTGGGTTGAACTTGTCTTTTTCCATATCGTTCTACAACGCTATGTCCTGATCCAGCTCGGCGAACACACACCATCGAGTAGTGCCTCGTTTGCGCAGTTGGTTGACGCCTACATCACTAAACAACCGCCTACACTAACGAAGTCGCCGATTGGCTTATTGATTGATCAGCAGGGAGCCGTGAACGTGATTTCAGCAAGTTTTGAGATGGGCCTGCCAGCCGATGAGCGTGCCCTGTTGCCCCAAACGCTCCGGG